The segment AGTTCTAATTCCAATCGGCATAATGCTGGGATGTATCCTGGTAGCCGTCTTCCTGATTCGAACTCCGACTCTGTTGGAAGAAAGTGCGCCGGAAGTCATTCCGGTCACGGTCAGGGTTGCCGAGGTGCAAATGGAAACGGTGGACCTGGTAGTGAAATCCCAGGGCAAGGTGCAGGCGGCACAGACGGTGAGCCTGTCAGCACCGGTAGCCGGACCGGTACAGTGGATTAGCCCGGCTCTCGAAGCTGGCGGTTATGTGGAAGTAAACCAGGTAGTAATACGCCTGGAATCCAGCGATTTCGAAACGGTCATGGCGCGGAGTCGGGCCGCCATGCAGCAGGCAGAGGCGGAAGCCCGCCATGCCGCAGCGGAACTGGCCAGATTCCAGGAACTGGCAGATCAACGCCTCGCAAGTGAATCCCAGCTGCAGGATTCGACAAGGCAGGTAGAGGTAACCAAGGCACGTCTGGCAGATGCAGAAGCGAATTTTAATCAGGCTGTACTGGATTTCGAGCGCACCCAGATCAGGCCATCCATCAATGCCATTGTAGCAAGCCGTGATGTTGAACTTGGTCAGTATGTGAACCGGGCCCAGCAGGTTGCGGTTTTGTATGGTGCTGAAGAAGTTGAGGTGAGGGTGCCGCTGGCCATCAGACAGCTCGGTTACCTGAACATTCCCCTCGGTTCACGAGGTGAGTTCAGCGAAACAGCGGCGCCAACTGTAACACTCACCGGTATCTACGGTGGCGAAGAACATCACTGGACTGGCCGAATGGTGAGAACCGAGGCAGCCATCGATGCCAACAGCAATACGGTGCAATCCATAATTCGTGTAAAGCAGCCGGGTCCCCTGGCCGTGAGCAATTCCCCGAACACCAATCAGATTCCTCTGCCCATTGGTCTGTTTGTACGAGCGGAGATTGAGGGCAAACGGGTAGAAGAGTTAATCGCTCTGCCCCGTTCCGTGATTCGCAATAACGACCAGGTGCTAGTAATTGATGCGGAGAATAAAATGTATTTCCGGGATGTGGAGATCTTCCGCCTGGAAGAAGACCGAGTGCTAATCAGTGGCGGCCTGTTGCCAGGTGAGCTGATCTGTATCTCGCCGATCCAGGCAGTGGTCAATGGCATGACAGTGCAGCCTTTGCGTGAAATGAATTCCGCTGCTGCTCAGGCCTCAAACTAAGCCAGTTGGTATCCGGGAGAGCCAAACATGCGCACACCAATAACCTGGTTCGTAAAGAATCCCGTGGCCACCAACCTGATGATGTGGCTGTTTCTAGCGAGTGGCCTCATCGCCTATATAAACCTCAACCAGGAAGAGTTCCCCGATATCGACTTTGGATTCGTACAGGTCAGTGTCGCCTACCTGGGTGCAACGCCTGCAGAATCCGAGTCTGCTATCTGTCTTCGTATCGAGGAGGCACTGGAAGGAGCCGAAGATATCGAACGCCTGATCAGCACGGCGCGGGAGGGTGGATGTGATGCCACCCTGGAGCTGACTAGTGGAGCGGATCTTAATCGCGTATTGAATGACGTAAAGGGCAAGGTGGATGCCATCACTACTTTCCCGGTCGAGACAGAAAGACCCATCGTGCGGGCACTGAGCCCCACTAGCAACGTTATGACCCTTGCCTTGGCTTCCGAGACAGACGATCTTAGCCTCAAGCTCATTGCAGAAGAGGTTCGCAACAACATCCTCGACCTACCGGGTATCTCCACCGTCAATATCGAGTATCTGCGACCGCTGGAAATTTCTATCGAGGTATCAGAGTACACCTTGCGCCAGTATGAATTGACCCTAGACGAGATTTCCCGGGCCATTTCCAGGGCCTCATTGGATATGCCTGGCGGCACCATCCGATCCGAGTCGGGTGAAATTCTAGTGCGCACCAAGGGGCAGGTTTATGACGGCTCCGAGTACCAGAATCTCGTTATACGCTCATTC is part of the Gammaproteobacteria bacterium genome and harbors:
- a CDS encoding efflux RND transporter periplasmic adaptor subunit, which translates into the protein MKRVLIPIGIMLGCILVAVFLIRTPTLLEESAPEVIPVTVRVAEVQMETVDLVVKSQGKVQAAQTVSLSAPVAGPVQWISPALEAGGYVEVNQVVIRLESSDFETVMARSRAAMQQAEAEARHAAAELARFQELADQRLASESQLQDSTRQVEVTKARLADAEANFNQAVLDFERTQIRPSINAIVASRDVELGQYVNRAQQVAVLYGAEEVEVRVPLAIRQLGYLNIPLGSRGEFSETAAPTVTLTGIYGGEEHHWTGRMVRTEAAIDANSNTVQSIIRVKQPGPLAVSNSPNTNQIPLPIGLFVRAEIEGKRVEELIALPRSVIRNNDQVLVIDAENKMYFRDVEIFRLEEDRVLISGGLLPGELICISPIQAVVNGMTVQPLREMNSAAAQASN